In Streptomyces sp. 840.1, one DNA window encodes the following:
- a CDS encoding PP2C family protein-serine/threonine phosphatase has product MPRTRSTRSARPFETVEAPSDGAVVIAVVSLTLLVVLLGALSASPVWLLGLLVFLPGAASALCTARQTMFVAGWTTAVVVATVLIRHGDGRSWLDRLLMMLLTCALGLAAVYACHRRIRRETEMLRLRSTAAAMQRHILRPLPLLTDDVLVDGVYEPVQEDRLIGGDIYDVVVSPWGTRVLIGDVQGKGLPAVGAAFAVIGAFREAAHREPTLTALVDALDASVVRHNSYAAQTGDDERFVTALIVNIDAQSEVQVINCGHIAPQLVQDAAVITPELTSGVPLGLAELAVEPTTVDWFAFPPGSTLLLTTDGLTETRDPDGSFYPVTERLNGRVTLSPTELPRALYDDARAFAGGGSRHDDVAILSVRRSPYR; this is encoded by the coding sequence GTGCCCCGCACGCGCTCGACGAGATCCGCACGCCCCTTCGAAACCGTCGAAGCCCCCAGCGACGGTGCCGTGGTGATCGCAGTGGTCTCGCTGACCCTCCTGGTGGTGCTGCTCGGCGCCCTGTCCGCGTCCCCGGTGTGGCTTCTCGGGCTCCTGGTGTTCCTGCCGGGGGCGGCGTCCGCGTTGTGCACCGCGCGCCAGACGATGTTCGTGGCCGGGTGGACCACGGCCGTGGTCGTCGCCACCGTGCTGATCCGGCACGGAGACGGGCGGTCGTGGCTCGACAGGCTCCTCATGATGCTGCTCACCTGCGCCCTGGGACTCGCCGCCGTCTACGCCTGTCACCGTCGTATCCGGCGCGAGACGGAGATGCTGCGGCTGCGCTCCACCGCCGCGGCGATGCAGCGCCACATCCTGCGCCCGCTGCCGCTGCTCACCGACGACGTGCTGGTCGACGGTGTGTACGAGCCGGTCCAGGAGGACCGGCTCATCGGCGGCGACATCTACGACGTCGTCGTCTCCCCGTGGGGAACCCGCGTCCTGATCGGCGACGTCCAGGGCAAGGGCCTGCCCGCGGTCGGCGCCGCGTTCGCCGTCATCGGCGCCTTCCGCGAGGCGGCCCACCGGGAACCCACCCTGACGGCGCTCGTCGACGCCCTGGACGCCTCGGTCGTACGGCACAACTCCTACGCCGCGCAGACCGGCGACGACGAACGGTTCGTCACGGCGCTCATCGTGAACATCGATGCGCAGAGCGAGGTGCAGGTCATCAACTGTGGCCACATCGCGCCCCAGTTGGTGCAGGACGCCGCCGTCATCACCCCGGAACTCACCTCCGGCGTCCCCCTCGGCCTCGCCGAACTCGCCGTCGAGCCCACGACCGTCGACTGGTTCGCCTTCCCGCCCGGCTCGACACTGCTGCTGACCACCGACGGACTCACCGAGACCCGCGACCCCGACGGCTCGTTCTACCCCGTCACCGAACGCCTCAACGGGCGCGTCACCCTCTCGCCCACCGAACTGCCCCGGGCCCTGTACGACGACGCGCGCGCCTTCGCCGGCGGGGGCAGCCGGCACGACGACGTCGCGATCCTGTCCGTCCGCCGGTCGCCGTACCGCTGA
- a CDS encoding helix-turn-helix domain-containing protein, which produces MLQALGLGPAEEAVYTALLARPAASAPELVRQTGLTEAEATRVLLDLAARGLVVSAAGAGVAEPDGGGPGPHTARYRLAPPSVALAPFLVEQRNALHRAETALSMLSEQYRTTTGHSAGSVVEPVVGVEQVAHRFHQLQRGAQRELLVFLIGRPIAVPREDTDASESSALERGVDFRVVAARDYLDGPEVASDMRAAMTAGLQLRLVDSLPLKMVVADRERAMVPLDTADAGGEPGAIVVYRSGLLTALVHLFEKEWVQARPLYPATTGVRVEPLGERRPTEGELEVLALLLAGISDRRAASQLGLSIRTVERRTRRLMDLAGADSRLQLGWHAARAGWL; this is translated from the coding sequence ATGCTGCAGGCACTGGGACTGGGCCCGGCCGAAGAGGCCGTCTACACCGCGCTGCTGGCCCGCCCGGCGGCCTCGGCGCCCGAACTCGTCCGGCAGACCGGGCTGACGGAGGCCGAGGCCACCCGCGTCCTGCTCGACCTGGCGGCGCGCGGACTGGTGGTGAGCGCCGCCGGGGCCGGGGTGGCCGAACCGGACGGCGGCGGGCCGGGCCCGCACACCGCCCGCTACCGGCTCGCGCCGCCCTCGGTGGCGCTGGCCCCGTTCCTCGTCGAACAGCGCAACGCGCTGCACCGGGCCGAGACCGCGTTGTCCATGCTGAGCGAGCAGTACCGCACCACCACCGGGCACTCGGCCGGCAGCGTCGTGGAGCCGGTCGTCGGCGTCGAGCAGGTCGCGCACCGGTTCCACCAGCTGCAGCGGGGCGCCCAGCGGGAGCTGCTCGTCTTCCTCATCGGCCGGCCCATCGCGGTGCCGCGCGAGGACACCGACGCGTCGGAGAGCTCCGCGCTGGAGCGCGGCGTCGATTTCCGGGTCGTCGCCGCCAGGGACTACCTCGACGGGCCCGAGGTGGCGAGCGACATGCGGGCGGCCATGACGGCGGGTCTGCAGCTCCGCCTGGTCGATTCGTTGCCGCTGAAGATGGTCGTGGCGGACCGGGAGCGGGCCATGGTGCCGCTGGACACCGCGGACGCCGGCGGTGAGCCGGGCGCCATCGTCGTGTACCGCAGTGGACTGCTGACGGCCCTGGTCCACCTCTTCGAGAAGGAGTGGGTCCAGGCCCGGCCGCTGTATCCCGCCACCACGGGTGTGCGCGTGGAGCCGCTGGGCGAGCGGCGGCCGACCGAGGGGGAGCTGGAGGTTCTTGCCCTGCTGCTGGCGGGGATCTCCGACCGTCGGGCGGCCTCCCAGCTCGGCTTGTCCATCCGCACGGTGGAGCGACGGACCCGCCGTCTGATGGACCTCGCCGGAGCGGATTCGCGCCTGCAGCTGGGGTGGCACGCCGCCCGTGCCGGCTGGCTCTGA
- a CDS encoding S8 family serine peptidase → MRSVMRIALGTATAVALAFTAATPSGAADPPPAGAAGKRPVVGSEAAAKSGGQATVTLVTGDRVLVTTDPSGRSSAALLPREDGTRPLIQTRQVGKDLYVYPDTASRAIAEGRVDEQLFNVTGLIRQGYDDAHTGSLPLIATYGKGVDVAKSAPPAPRGSERGLSLPAVDGVALKADKDTAAAFWQDVTGARSRAAATLKKLWLDGKAEATLDRSTAQVHAPEAWAAGYDGKGTKVAVLDTGVDAAHPDLTDRIASSKNFTDSPATDDKVGHGTHTASTVGGSGAASDGRQKGVAPGTSLLIGKVLDDRGSGLESWIIAGMQWAVDQQADVVSMSLGNPTIGDCTDPVAEATGRLSQDTHTLFVVAAGNAGPGAGTVSSPGCVPGVLTVGAVDHDDTTAPFSSRGPVAVTHTLKPEIAAPGVGISAASAGGRGVYAYRTMSGTSMATPHVAGAAAVVRQAHPDWTAQQIKAALVSSARTGGKVAGADETGGGVLDVFGAVNQQVVSVPAVQAGSYNWPQDASDRTTVRVPFTNTGTSAVTLGLKVSGVHGNDGSDVVSGVVGVARDKVRVAAGATVRVPLRIDPTARLKDSQYGAVTGRLLATGGGERVSVPVTLYVQPETVTLRVKLIDRHGAPAAGISSLDLAGLDTDTGERRTNNGAGDQTFRVRPGAYSLSSFVGSYGADKAPESVSYLANPQLRITRDTTVVLDARKAHRLSLRTERPSTVANTTLSYARTWDDTWQLSGSVVADSVQEFYADIDGRAAKGTYEFRPTWRAAGSQDGRPYVYNLSFPTRGPLHAERVFRPKDAGLARVSETWHAMGKAGGYVDAMFVRPSGGYSAYLPVAPMDTVHVPGTRTAYYTAGDDAWYHGAMTSFPFAAFMGDRERSYRAGERRDEEWYGGPLRPAAPRDADGKPMLAAERQGDLIGFQNALWLDESGDHWTYGGSFGDLGKLVLKRNGEQIATRVDPYGVFTVPDEDSAYELTQILEKIPSADGNWLRSTAATTTWSFRSHREPDVYSRGLPVLTPEYDLPADGMNTLPARGGIRVGLSVEGHAGYTPGAVTAAAFSYSYDGGATWTRAPVQQHKGKWTAVLDHTGAAGRQVMTKASFTDANGNAVTQTITRAYDVR, encoded by the coding sequence ATGCGCTCCGTCATGCGAATAGCCTTGGGCACGGCCACCGCCGTCGCCCTGGCCTTCACCGCGGCCACGCCGTCCGGGGCAGCGGATCCGCCGCCCGCCGGCGCCGCGGGCAAGAGACCGGTCGTCGGCAGTGAGGCCGCGGCGAAGAGCGGCGGGCAGGCGACGGTCACGCTCGTCACCGGCGACCGGGTGCTGGTGACCACGGACCCGTCGGGCCGTAGTTCCGCGGCGTTGCTGCCGCGCGAGGACGGCACCCGCCCGTTGATCCAGACCCGCCAGGTGGGCAAGGACCTCTACGTCTACCCCGACACCGCCTCCCGGGCGATCGCCGAGGGGAGGGTCGACGAGCAGTTGTTCAACGTGACCGGGCTGATCCGCCAGGGCTACGACGACGCGCACACCGGCTCGCTGCCGCTCATCGCCACCTACGGGAAGGGCGTGGACGTCGCGAAGAGCGCGCCGCCCGCGCCGCGCGGCTCCGAGCGGGGGCTGAGCCTCCCGGCCGTGGACGGAGTGGCCCTCAAGGCGGACAAGGACACGGCCGCCGCCTTCTGGCAGGACGTCACCGGCGCCCGCTCCCGGGCCGCGGCCACACTGAAGAAGCTGTGGCTGGACGGCAAGGCCGAGGCCACGCTGGACCGTTCCACCGCGCAGGTGCACGCACCGGAGGCCTGGGCCGCCGGATACGACGGCAAGGGCACCAAGGTCGCCGTGCTGGACACCGGCGTGGACGCCGCGCACCCGGACCTGACGGACCGGATCGCCTCGTCCAAGAACTTCACGGACTCCCCGGCCACCGACGACAAGGTCGGCCACGGCACCCACACCGCCTCCACGGTCGGCGGGTCCGGAGCGGCCAGTGACGGCCGTCAGAAGGGCGTCGCCCCCGGCACCTCGCTGCTCATCGGGAAGGTCCTGGACGACCGGGGCTCCGGCCTGGAATCCTGGATCATCGCGGGCATGCAGTGGGCCGTCGACCAGCAGGCCGACGTCGTCTCGATGAGCCTGGGCAACCCGACGATCGGGGACTGCACGGACCCGGTGGCCGAGGCCACCGGCCGGCTCTCGCAGGACACGCACACCCTGTTCGTCGTCGCCGCGGGCAACGCCGGTCCGGGCGCCGGGACCGTCTCGTCGCCCGGCTGCGTGCCCGGCGTGCTGACCGTCGGCGCTGTCGACCACGACGACACCACCGCGCCCTTCTCCAGCCGCGGCCCCGTCGCCGTCACCCACACCCTCAAGCCCGAGATCGCCGCCCCCGGCGTCGGCATCTCGGCGGCGAGTGCGGGCGGCCGCGGCGTCTACGCCTACCGGACGATGTCCGGCACCTCGATGGCCACCCCGCATGTCGCGGGCGCCGCCGCCGTCGTCCGCCAGGCCCACCCGGACTGGACCGCGCAGCAGATCAAGGCCGCCCTGGTCTCCTCGGCCCGCACCGGCGGGAAGGTCGCGGGCGCCGACGAGACCGGCGGCGGGGTGCTCGACGTGTTCGGCGCGGTGAACCAGCAGGTGGTCTCCGTACCGGCCGTGCAGGCCGGCAGCTACAACTGGCCGCAGGACGCCTCGGACCGCACCACGGTGCGGGTGCCCTTCACCAACACCGGCACGAGCGCCGTCACCCTGGGCCTGAAGGTCAGTGGTGTGCACGGCAACGACGGCAGCGATGTCGTCTCCGGCGTCGTCGGGGTCGCGAGGGACAAGGTGCGGGTCGCCGCCGGCGCCACCGTCCGGGTGCCGCTGCGGATCGATCCGACCGCCCGGCTGAAGGACTCCCAGTACGGCGCCGTCACCGGCCGCCTCCTGGCCACCGGCGGCGGGGAGCGGGTCTCCGTACCCGTCACGCTGTACGTCCAGCCGGAGACGGTCACGCTCCGGGTCAAGCTGATCGACCGGCACGGCGCGCCCGCCGCGGGCATCTCGTCGCTGGACCTGGCCGGCCTCGACACCGACACGGGGGAACGCCGCACCAACAACGGCGCGGGCGACCAGACGTTCCGCGTGCGCCCGGGTGCCTACTCCCTCAGCAGCTTCGTGGGGAGCTACGGCGCGGACAAGGCGCCCGAGTCGGTCAGCTACCTCGCCAACCCGCAGCTGCGGATCACCCGTGACACCACCGTCGTCCTCGATGCCCGCAAGGCGCACCGGCTGAGCCTGCGCACCGAACGCCCCTCGACGGTGGCCAACACGACGCTCAGCTACGCCCGCACCTGGGACGACACCTGGCAGCTGTCCGGTTCGGTGGTGGCCGACTCCGTCCAGGAGTTCTACGCGGACATCGACGGACGCGCCGCGAAGGGCACCTACGAGTTCCGTCCCACCTGGCGCGCGGCCGGCTCCCAGGACGGCAGGCCCTACGTCTACAACCTGTCCTTCCCGACGCGGGGCCCGCTCCACGCCGAACGGGTCTTCAGGCCGAAGGACGCCGGGCTGGCCCGGGTCAGCGAGACGTGGCACGCCATGGGCAAGGCGGGCGGCTACGTCGACGCGATGTTCGTCCGCCCCTCCGGCGGCTACAGCGCCTACCTCCCCGTGGCCCCGATGGACACGGTCCACGTCCCCGGCACCCGTACCGCCTACTACACGGCCGGCGACGACGCCTGGTACCACGGCGCGATGACCAGCTTCCCGTTCGCCGCGTTCATGGGCGACCGGGAGCGCAGTTACCGGGCCGGCGAGCGGCGCGACGAGGAGTGGTACGGCGGCCCCCTGCGGCCGGCCGCACCGCGCGACGCCGACGGCAAACCGATGCTGGCCGCCGAGCGGCAGGGCGACCTGATCGGCTTCCAGAACGCGCTCTGGCTCGACGAGTCCGGCGACCACTGGACCTACGGCGGGTCGTTCGGTGACCTCGGCAAGCTGGTGCTGAAGCGCAACGGAGAACAGATCGCCACCCGCGTCGATCCGTACGGTGTGTTCACCGTGCCGGACGAGGACTCCGCGTACGAACTCACCCAGATCCTGGAGAAGATCCCGTCCGCGGACGGCAACTGGCTGCGCTCCACCGCCGCCACCACCACGTGGAGCTTCCGCTCCCACCGGGAGCCGGACGTCTACTCGCGCGGCCTGCCGGTCCTCACCCCCGAGTACGACCTGCCGGCGGACGGCATGAACACCCTGCCTGCGCGGGGCGGTATCAGGGTCGGCCTGTCGGTCGAGGGCCATGCCGGGTACACCCCGGGCGCAGTCACGGCGGCCGCGTTCTCCTACTCCTACGACGGCGGCGCCACCTGGACCCGGGCGCCGGTCCAGCAGCACAAGGGGAAGTGGACGGCCGTCCTGGACCACACCGGCGCCGCCGGCCGGCAGGTCATGACGAAGGCCTCCTTCACGGACGCCAACGGGAACGCGGTCACCCAGACCATCACCCGCGCCTACGACGTCCGGTAG
- a CDS encoding aldehyde dehydrogenase family protein, translated as MTSTHAFWLAGREATGEESFDVTNSWDGRLVGTVSVPTEAQVEEAVAAAHAVRDEFAATPAHVRAAALDHVARRLTERTEEIAQLISAENGKPVKWARGEVGRAVSVFRFASEEARRFNGGEAQRLDTDAGGTGRLGLTRRFPRGTVLGIAPFNFPLNLSAHKVAPAIAVGAPIILKPAPATPISSLILGELLAETDLPAGSWSVLTVPNDRMPALVQDERLPVISFTGSAPVGYAIMDSVPRKHCTLELGGNGAAVVLGDYASETDLDWAATRIATFSNYQGGQSCISVQRVIADAAVYDRLLPKIVAAVEAQVTGDPSDAATDVGPLVNEDAAKRVESWVDEAVQAGGTLLTGGKRDGATYAPTVLTDLPDGVSLSCEEVFGPVLSVQKVNGEAEAFASVNSSKYGLQAGVFTHDLQTAFRAHRALEVGGVIIGDVPSYRADQMPYGGTKQSGTGREGVRYAMDDYTYERVLVLTGLAL; from the coding sequence ATGACCTCCACCCACGCCTTCTGGCTGGCCGGCCGCGAGGCCACCGGCGAGGAAAGCTTCGACGTCACCAACTCCTGGGACGGCCGCCTCGTCGGCACCGTCAGCGTGCCCACCGAGGCCCAGGTCGAGGAGGCGGTCGCCGCCGCCCACGCCGTGCGTGACGAGTTCGCCGCCACCCCGGCCCACGTCCGCGCCGCCGCGCTCGACCACGTCGCCCGCCGGCTGACCGAGCGCACCGAGGAGATCGCCCAGCTGATCTCCGCCGAGAACGGCAAGCCCGTCAAGTGGGCGCGCGGCGAGGTCGGCCGTGCCGTCTCGGTGTTCCGGTTCGCCTCCGAGGAGGCCCGTCGCTTCAACGGCGGCGAGGCCCAGCGCCTGGACACCGACGCCGGCGGCACCGGCCGGCTCGGCCTCACCCGCCGCTTCCCGCGCGGCACGGTCCTGGGCATCGCACCGTTCAACTTCCCGCTGAACCTCAGCGCCCACAAGGTCGCCCCGGCCATCGCCGTCGGCGCCCCGATCATCCTCAAGCCCGCCCCGGCCACCCCGATCTCCTCGCTGATCCTGGGCGAGCTGCTGGCCGAGACCGACCTGCCGGCCGGCTCCTGGTCGGTGCTCACGGTCCCCAACGACCGGATGCCCGCCCTCGTCCAGGACGAGCGGCTGCCCGTGATCTCGTTCACTGGCTCCGCCCCGGTCGGCTACGCGATCATGGACTCGGTGCCGCGCAAGCACTGCACCCTGGAGCTCGGCGGCAACGGCGCGGCCGTCGTCCTCGGCGACTACGCCTCCGAGACGGACCTGGACTGGGCCGCGACCCGCATCGCGACGTTCTCCAACTACCAGGGCGGCCAGTCCTGCATCTCCGTGCAGCGCGTCATCGCGGACGCCGCCGTCTACGACCGGCTGCTCCCGAAGATCGTCGCGGCCGTCGAGGCCCAGGTCACCGGCGACCCGTCCGACGCCGCCACCGACGTCGGCCCGCTGGTCAACGAGGACGCCGCCAAGCGCGTCGAGTCCTGGGTCGACGAGGCCGTACAGGCCGGCGGCACCCTGCTCACCGGCGGCAAGCGCGACGGCGCGACCTACGCCCCGACCGTCCTCACCGACCTCCCCGACGGCGTCAGCCTCTCCTGCGAGGAGGTCTTCGGGCCGGTGCTCTCGGTGCAGAAGGTGAACGGCGAGGCCGAGGCGTTCGCCTCCGTCAACTCCTCCAAGTACGGCCTCCAGGCAGGGGTGTTCACCCACGACCTGCAGACCGCCTTCCGCGCCCACCGCGCCCTCGAGGTCGGCGGCGTGATCATCGGCGACGTCCCCTCCTACCGCGCGGACCAGATGCCGTACGGCGGCACCAAGCAGTCCGGCACCGGCCGGGAGGGCGTCCGGTACGCGATGGACGACTACACCTACGAGCGGGTCCTGGTCCTCACCGGTCTCGCCCTGTAA
- a CDS encoding PucR family transcriptional regulator: MPPTLASLVQHSALKLTVRAGADRLDTPVRWAHASELADPVRYMEGGELLLVTATNLDAESPEGMQRYVRRLAGSGVVGVGFAVGVNYDAVPKALIDAAEEAGLPLIEVPRRTPFIAIAKAVSSEIAADQYRAVTAGFEAQRELTRAALAGDGPGELLGRLAAHVDGWAALYDASGAVVAAAPDWAARRAARLTPDVERLRDRPAPASVVVGGNEDRVELQSLGTGRRARGALAVGTGSALGTAERYAVHSAVALLTLTTARSRSLQGAEQRLGAAVLRMLLAGQPDHARAVAGDLYGGLLDAPFRLLIAEASEPSTTAQLAEAMESAAARSGETVLMVPEGERLVVLAADGGAAVAACTGYAETQEERPAHEPAGDTQVVVGLSAPAGPIAVSAAYKQAEQALSVARRRGRALVEHEELATGSVLPLLADDAVRAFADAMLRPLYEHDTKGRGDLVASLRAWLSHHGQWDAAAADLGVHRHTLRYRMRRVEEILGRSLDDPDSRMELWLALKVTSPPTAS, from the coding sequence ATGCCGCCCACGCTCGCCTCGCTCGTCCAGCACTCGGCGCTCAAACTCACGGTCCGTGCGGGAGCGGACCGGCTCGACACACCCGTGCGCTGGGCGCACGCCAGCGAGCTGGCCGACCCCGTCCGCTACATGGAGGGCGGCGAACTGCTGCTGGTCACCGCGACCAATCTCGACGCCGAGAGCCCCGAGGGCATGCAGCGGTACGTGCGACGGCTGGCCGGATCCGGCGTCGTCGGGGTGGGCTTCGCCGTCGGCGTCAACTACGACGCCGTGCCCAAGGCGCTGATCGACGCCGCCGAGGAAGCCGGGCTGCCGCTCATCGAAGTGCCCCGCCGCACCCCGTTCATCGCCATCGCCAAGGCGGTCTCCTCGGAGATCGCCGCCGACCAGTACCGGGCCGTCACCGCCGGCTTCGAGGCGCAGCGCGAACTCACCAGGGCGGCGCTCGCCGGGGACGGCCCCGGCGAACTCCTCGGCCGGCTCGCCGCGCACGTCGACGGCTGGGCCGCGCTGTACGACGCCTCCGGGGCCGTCGTGGCGGCCGCCCCCGACTGGGCCGCCCGCCGCGCCGCCCGGCTCACCCCGGACGTGGAACGCCTGCGCGACCGCCCGGCCCCGGCCAGCGTGGTCGTCGGCGGCAACGAGGACCGGGTCGAGCTCCAGTCCCTGGGCACCGGCCGCCGGGCCCGCGGCGCCCTCGCCGTCGGCACCGGGTCGGCGCTCGGCACCGCGGAACGGTACGCCGTGCACTCGGCGGTCGCCCTGCTCACCCTCACCACCGCCCGCTCCCGCTCGCTCCAGGGCGCCGAACAGCGGCTCGGCGCCGCGGTGCTGCGGATGCTGCTCGCCGGCCAGCCCGACCACGCGCGCGCCGTCGCCGGAGACCTCTACGGCGGGCTGCTCGACGCCCCCTTCCGGCTGCTCATCGCGGAGGCGTCCGAACCCTCGACCACCGCGCAGCTGGCCGAGGCGATGGAGAGCGCGGCCGCCCGGTCCGGCGAGACCGTGCTGATGGTCCCCGAGGGCGAACGCCTCGTCGTCCTGGCCGCAGACGGCGGCGCCGCGGTCGCCGCCTGCACCGGCTACGCCGAGACCCAGGAGGAACGGCCCGCGCACGAACCGGCGGGCGACACCCAGGTGGTCGTCGGCCTCTCCGCCCCCGCGGGCCCGATCGCCGTATCGGCCGCGTACAAGCAGGCCGAACAGGCGTTGTCGGTGGCCCGCCGGCGGGGCAGGGCACTGGTCGAGCACGAGGAGCTGGCGACCGGCTCGGTGCTCCCGCTGCTCGCCGACGACGCGGTGCGCGCCTTCGCGGACGCCATGCTCCGCCCCCTGTACGAACACGACACCAAGGGCCGGGGCGACCTGGTCGCCTCGCTGCGGGCCTGGCTCTCCCACCACGGCCAGTGGGACGCCGCCGCGGCCGACCTGGGGGTGCACCGGCACACCCTGCGCTACCGGATGCGGCGGGTGGAGGAGATCCTCGGGCGTTCGCTGGACGATCCGGACAGCCGGATGGAGCTCTGGCTGGCCCTCAAGGTGACCAGCCCCCCGACGGCGTCGTAG
- a CDS encoding ATP/GTP-binding protein gives MDNEGTHGARGTRGAQPPDGRAGRPQGSVPHPAGPPPARPPGPPPTAPPAFPPTVGPPRPAAMPVQHRSAGTGSPTADWLNTPRPESDPGVWRYAYVPRPAERPPRPSLLGPAATLVLWLLLWLLLTERAVPYVFKPIEIITGAEWWSFGGLRKDAPALVVNSTTLYYQVLVLALGFWAARIGAWAHLFRYYAGDRLDRARFLTTVAGALLTVWLVWTRRVPLADVVLPAVPTSWMQGGGNQYAALLVSIVLYALIGTAIVWPFARIGQWSTELGPFLRRLRNQEPERPGTVPGRPRTAPEQTGPAPADWPELRAEGRVDAAEALTAAVRTGRMNDVDCVRLRHAWAVARTRPDRLASFTETVLRKGAGAYLHPSGDRDLPLRTAPHDPLTGQVRIGGCADDPRNPYPRRGSGLALEPALLGTSLLAVGPPGSGKTAGVVRPVIESLAIRALTGQAAVLAVGGAGTQLGPDEAYDVVIRIGDPASVHDFDLYGGTTDPDEAAATLAEGLVGDLPGLDSRRAGTVLGRLLGPYRAVHGRFPGVPELRELLEGSVPALTALRQALEAAGGHAMLRELDARARQAGGAGDPAAVLADRIAVLDRPAFAGFFATGEDARPFSLRSLEQHPLRVRIDLPERAHAEASQVLARLVLAQFNAITAARADRSLFVCLVLDDATHTVTAETVRGIRRLRSVNAGAVLALRTLEDVPEPLHTALLGSVGCNMAFSGVSTWDGKRFAEAWGKEWVEVREVAQHGVFADQPLTRALHALRKFATGKAVTTDAVTVRQVERERWSASGLAYELAAGHAVVSLTTVDGRHAPPLLMKLGG, from the coding sequence ATGGACAACGAAGGCACGCACGGCGCCCGGGGCACGCGGGGTGCGCAGCCGCCCGACGGCCGCGCCGGCCGCCCCCAGGGCTCCGTGCCGCACCCGGCCGGGCCGCCGCCCGCGCGCCCGCCGGGCCCGCCGCCGACGGCGCCGCCCGCGTTCCCGCCGACGGTGGGGCCGCCGCGCCCCGCCGCGATGCCGGTCCAGCACCGCTCCGCCGGGACGGGATCGCCCACCGCCGACTGGCTGAACACGCCGCGCCCCGAGAGCGATCCCGGCGTGTGGCGCTACGCCTATGTGCCGAGGCCGGCCGAGCGGCCGCCGCGCCCCTCCCTGCTCGGGCCGGCCGCCACGCTGGTCCTGTGGCTCCTGCTGTGGCTGCTGCTCACCGAACGGGCCGTCCCCTACGTCTTCAAGCCGATCGAGATCATCACCGGGGCCGAATGGTGGTCCTTCGGCGGCCTCCGTAAGGACGCGCCCGCCCTGGTCGTCAACTCCACCACGCTCTACTACCAGGTCCTCGTGCTCGCCCTCGGCTTCTGGGCCGCCCGGATCGGCGCCTGGGCGCACCTCTTCCGGTACTACGCGGGAGACCGCCTGGACCGGGCCAGGTTCCTGACCACGGTGGCCGGGGCGCTGCTCACCGTCTGGCTCGTCTGGACCCGGCGGGTGCCGCTCGCGGACGTCGTCCTGCCCGCCGTGCCCACCAGCTGGATGCAGGGCGGCGGCAACCAGTACGCGGCGCTGCTCGTCTCGATCGTGCTCTACGCGCTGATCGGCACCGCGATCGTCTGGCCCTTCGCCAGGATCGGCCAGTGGTCCACGGAGCTCGGCCCCTTCCTGCGGCGCCTGCGCAACCAGGAGCCGGAGCGGCCCGGAACCGTCCCCGGCCGCCCCCGGACGGCCCCCGAGCAGACCGGTCCCGCCCCGGCGGACTGGCCCGAGCTGCGGGCCGAGGGCCGGGTGGACGCGGCGGAGGCGCTGACCGCCGCCGTGCGCACCGGCCGGATGAACGACGTCGACTGCGTACGGCTGCGGCACGCCTGGGCCGTCGCCCGGACCCGCCCCGACCGCCTCGCCTCCTTCACCGAGACCGTGCTGCGCAAGGGCGCGGGCGCCTATCTGCACCCCTCGGGCGACCGCGATCTCCCGCTGCGCACCGCCCCGCACGACCCGCTCACCGGCCAGGTCCGGATCGGCGGCTGCGCGGACGACCCGCGCAACCCCTATCCCCGCCGCGGTTCGGGCCTGGCCCTGGAGCCCGCGTTGCTGGGCACCTCGCTCCTGGCGGTGGGCCCGCCCGGCTCGGGCAAGACCGCCGGGGTCGTCCGGCCGGTCATCGAATCCCTCGCCATCAGGGCGCTCACGGGCCAGGCGGCGGTGCTCGCCGTCGGCGGCGCGGGCACACAGCTGGGGCCGGACGAGGCCTACGACGTCGTCATCCGGATCGGGGACCCCGCCTCCGTGCACGACTTCGACCTCTACGGCGGCACCACCGACCCCGACGAGGCCGCGGCCACCCTCGCGGAAGGGCTGGTCGGTGACCTCCCCGGCCTGGACAGCCGGCGCGCGGGCACCGTGCTCGGCCGGCTCCTCGGCCCCTACCGCGCCGTCCACGGCAGGTTCCCCGGCGTCCCCGAACTCCGCGAGCTCCTGGAAGGGTCCGTCCCCGCGCTGACCGCGCTGCGCCAGGCCCTGGAGGCGGCCGGCGGGCACGCGATGCTGCGCGAGCTGGACGCGCGGGCCCGGCAGGCGGGCGGCGCGGGGGATCCGGCCGCCGTCCTGGCCGACCGGATCGCCGTCCTCGACCGGCCGGCCTTCGCGGGATTCTTCGCCACCGGCGAGGACGCCCGGCCGTTCTCGCTGCGTTCCCTGGAACAGCACCCGCTGCGGGTGCGCATCGATCTCCCCGAGCGCGCCCACGCCGAGGCGTCCCAGGTACTGGCCCGCCTCGTCCTCGCCCAGTTCAACGCGATCACCGCGGCCCGCGCCGACCGCTCGCTGTTCGTCTGCCTGGTCCTGGACGACGCCACCCACACCGTCACCGCCGAGACCGTCCGGGGCATCCGGCGGCTGCGGTCCGTCAACGCGGGGGCGGTCCTGGCCCTGCGGACCCTGGAAGACGTGCCCGAGCCGCTGCACACCGCGCTGCTCGGCTCGGTCGGCTGCAACATGGCCTTCTCCGGCGTCTCCACCTGGGACGGCAAACGCTTCGCCGAGGCCTGGGGCAAGGAATGGGTGGAGGTCCGCGAGGTCGCCCAGCACGGCGTCTTCGCCGACCAGCCGCTCACCCGGGCCCTGCACGCCCTGCGGAAGTTCGCCACCGGCAAGGCCGTCACCACGGACGCCGTGACCGTGCGCCAGGTCGAACGGGAACGCTGGTCCGCCTCGGGGCTCGCCTACGAACTGGCGGCCGGCCACGCGGTGGTCTCCCTCACCACGGTCGACGGCCGGCACGCCCCTCCGCTCCTGATGAAACTGGGTGGCTGA